The Solanum lycopersicum chromosome 8, SLM_r2.1 DNA segment ACCTAATGTTTGGGAGTGTGATTAAATTCTTACTTGAGCTGATCATCGTTTTCAGGTGGAGGAACTACTGAAAAACTACGACAACGTCTGTACACTACGAGTCAGAATGCCCATCTCTGCAGACTTGACCAACCCTCgaaatttcatcaccaagatCACTCGATACGCGAGGGTAGTAAACATCCCAAACTCAATGACAATCTTGGATGAACTTCTCCCTATTTCCATCGAGATGGCAAAGAGAAACCTCACTGGCATATGGAACTTCACGAATCCTGGAGTGGTTAGCCATAACGAGATCCTGGAGATGTACCGTGACTATATTGACCCAAGCTTCAAGTGGAACAACTTCACAATCGAGGAGCAATCGGAGGTCATTATCGCTCCACGAAGCAACAATGAGCTCGATGCTTCAAAATTGAGCAAGGAATTCCCTGAAATGAAGTCCATCAAGGAGTCCCTCATTGAGAATGTCTTCAAGCCAAATAGGAAGACACCAGTAGCTTGAAGATTTAGAGAAAAGATCCAATTTTTACATGATTTTTCTTTGTCTTGTTCAATGAACCAACTATGTTTTCAGTTCTAATATTTGGGGTTGgctttctctcttctctcttcacTATTTCTGATTTTCGGTATCTTTTTCCTTTATTGTTGTATTTGAGTGTTGTAACGGTATTATTTCATCATGAATAAAATCGAAAAAATGagtttcaatttgtttggttTACTTTTTTAAGCAATTCTCTCATTTCAACTTTTTACTTTTGTATGTttaatatcacaaaattaaaaagtaaaagtttAGATCAAAATAAATCGAACTACTTGAAACTAGCAAGTATATGgtaatatgatgatatgaatgaTGCAGATAATAACTTTGTAGTATTTGTTTGTCTATTTATGCAAATTACTCCTATGcccttttctaaaataattgaGCAGACAACCAACTTGGCTAATTAAAGGCAACCCAGCTCAGCTTGGGCCAAATACGGGTCGGCATGACCCACTTTACACCCTTAAAAACACGAGAATTTACATGAGATGTTAATTTTTGACTTcgttaataaaaattatatgcaAATATGTATATAGTTCCACTAGAAGTGTTTATATCGAGCACATTTATAAAaggtaaattaaaaatagaaattttaattattcgagataaattaaaatttttacaaatttgTGACGCAATCATTTGCCACCCTTTAATTATTATGTAAccagaataataaaatatggatctgaaaattaaaatagaattcaTTTAACAGCTTGAGTCGTCCCCCGCATGGCcattttttaatacataaaataattttaataactcACACGTTTGGCGCACTTAGAGGCTTGAATCATAATGTGTGTAATattctattatatatacatcaatTGTTTTATCATTTAATCACAATCAGAAGTTGATAATATCTCATAATAATCAACCATTGAGTacttcaaatatcaaatatatttttaaaacaatgatAATATCTCATTGTCTTGACATTCTATTAAATACTAAGTAATTATACTTCAAGGTCCCTATAGATTATTCATAggtcaatttaaataaaaatataatatctccctattttttttttcaaaattaagtaaatttgCATCAAGTCTTTATATATGCTGTTGCATTAAAACTTGATTTATGGTTAATCCTCAGTTGTTTAATGTCTAAACATGATCTTATGACATGTGGGGAAAATTATAATTAGTGTTTAGAATTCGAAGATGACCTGAACTTTCAAATTATTGAATCTCAGACGATGTCTCTGTAGAACTCTCGatcttttaaatcttttaatatatatatagagagcgTGCGTACGTTCAATAACCACTCTTATTGTAATAACAATGTAA contains these protein-coding regions:
- the LOC101249670 gene encoding bifunctional dTDP-4-dehydrorhamnose 3,5-epimerase/dTDP-4-dehydrorhamnose reductase, whose product is MGFPANGSSQEKPYKFLIYGRTGWIGGLLGKLCEAQGIEYEYGSGRLENRSSLESDLATVNPTHVFNAAGVTGRPNVDWCESHKVETIRANVVGTLTLADVCREKGLILINYATGCIFEYDSGHKLGSGIGFKEEDTPNFIGSFYSKTKAMVEELLKNYDNVCTLRVRMPISADLTNPRNFITKITRYARVVNIPNSMTILDELLPISIEMAKRNLTGIWNFTNPGVVSHNEILEMYRDYIDPSFKWNNFTIEEQSEVIIAPRSNNELDASKLSKEFPEMKSIKESLIENVFKPNRKTPVA